A stretch of DNA from Rathayibacter sp. VKM Ac-2762:
CGACTCGGCGGACACCCGGGCCCTCGCCCGGGTCGCCAGCAGCATCACGACCTACAGCGGGCTGATCGAGCAGGCGCGAGCCAACAACCGGCAGGGCTTCCCCGTCGCCTCGGCGTATCTCGACCAGGCGTCGACGGCCCTCTCGGGAGACGGCGGCATCCTCGAGGACCTCGACGGGCTCGTCGACTCCGGCGCCGACCGGGTCGCGGCCGCCTACGACGCCGTCCGCTGGAGCGTCCTGCTCATGATCGGCTCGCTCGTGATGCTGGTCCTCCTCCTGGCGGCGCAGCTCTGGCTCGCCCGCCGCACGCACCGCTACCTCAACCGCCCGCTCGCCACGGGGACCGCCCTCCTGCTGGTCGTCGGCGTCGGCGGGGCGCTCGCCTACGGATCGGTCGCGGCGGACGCGGGGACGGCACGGGTCGAGTCCTACCGCGAGGCGCTCACCGTGTCGAACGCGCTCATCGCCGCGAGCGACGCCAAGTCGCTCGAGAGCTTCACGCTGATCAAGCGCGGCTCCGGCGCCGCCCTCGAGGAGCGCTACACCCAGGCCGTCGACTCCGCCCGGGAGAAGCTCTCGGGCGACCTGCAGGACGAGCTGGCGAGGACGCGGCTCGTCGACGAGTTCGGGCAGTGGCAGTCGTTCCACGAGGAGATCCGCGCCGCGGACGACGCCGGGAACTGGGACCAGGCCGTCCGCGTCGCCACGATCACCGGGAACGGCACGCCGAACGACCTCTTCACCACCTTCTCCGACGACGCCCGCGACGTGGTGCAGGAGAAGGCACTGGCCGCCGCCACCACGCTCGACCGAGGCGCGGAGTTCGCGACCCTCGTCTCGTGGATCCTGCTGGCGGCCGGTCTCGCCGGAGCCGTGTTCGCCTGGCGCGGCATCGCCCAGCGACTGGAGGAGTACCGATGAACCGCCTGCGCGCCGCCGCCCTCGCCCTGGCCACCGCCGCGGCACTCGCCCTCACCGGCTGCACGGCGGGGGCGGACGACCTCGGCACGCCCCTCGCCGCGGCGACCCCGACTCCGACGGCGAGCGCGTCCGCTTCCGCTGCTCCGGCCGCGGCGGACTGCTCGCCCTCGGCGGTCACCTCCTACGCGCCGACCGGTGTGACCGACAGCACCAGGCTCGCGGAGATCCGCGGGCGCGGGACCCTGCGCGTCGGGGTCTCGGCCGACACCCTCCTGATGAGCGCCCGCAACCCGATCACGGGGGCGATCGAGGGCTTCGACGTCGACATCGCCCGCGAGGTCGCCCGGGCGATCCTCGGCAGCGACTCCATCGACTACGTCGTGATCACCTCCGCTCAGCGCCTCCCCGCGCTCACCGGCGGCGACGGCGCCCCGCAGGTCGACATGGTGGCCCGCACCCTCACGATGACCTGCGATCGCTGGAGCTCGATCGCCTTCTCGTCCGAGTACTACGACGCCGGCCTCAAGGTGCTCGTCTCCGACGACCCCGACGGCGTCCCGATCACGGGCATCGGCGACCTCGACGGCGAGAGGGTCTGCGCGCCCAGCGGCACCACGACGCTCAGCCGCCTGCAGAACGACTACCCGGAGGTCGAGGCCGTCGAGGCCGCCACGCACTCGCAGTGCCTCGCCCTCTTCCAGGCAGGAGAGGTCGACGCCATCGCGGGCGACGACACGATCCTCGCGGGCTTCGTGGCGCAGGACCCGTACGCGAAGGTCGTCGGCGACGCCCTGAGCTCGGAGCCCTACGGCCTCGGCCTGCCCGCCGACGACCCCGACTTCGTGCGCTTCGTCAACGCCTCGCTCGAGAGCATCCGCAGCGACGGCCGCTGGCAGAGCATCTACGAGCGCTGGCTCGGGGTCCTCGGCGAGGCCTCGCCGCCGGCCCCGGTGTACGGCCGATGAGCACCGGTCTCGCGGAGGGGACCCCCGTCGCTCCGGGCCGGCTGGGGGAGGCCGCGCCGCAGCGCGAGCTCTTCGAGTACCTCGCCGCTCTCACCCGCTGGCTCCAGCGGACCACGCGCGAGCTCTCGCGGCTGGACGCCGCCGCGCTGGCGTCGCCGCAGGCCGAGAACTACACAGCCGACGTGGTGCTCGCCCAGTCGCTCCGCGAGTCCGTCACCAGGCGCCTCGCCGAGCTCGAGGCGGTCTGGGACTCCGGTCGCGTCGACGTCGTGGCGCGCGAGCGGATGTCGCAGCTGATCTGGGGCCGTCTCGACGCCTCCGGGAGCGGCGCGGTCTCGCTGGTGGAGGCGGTGCGCCTCTGCGACGCGGTCGTCGGCCAGCTGCGCTCCCGGCTCGAGCTCGACCCCAGCGGCACCGACGTCGCCGGGCGGATCGTGGGGGTGCGCGCCGAGATCGAGCGCTGCCGCGACCTCACCCGTGACGGCGGCGGCACGGTCGACCGCGAGCGGGCGGAGCGGGTCGCCGTGCTGCGCTCCCGCCTCGACGCGCTCGCCGAGCGGGCGGGTCGGGGAGCCGACGTGTCGGGGCCGCTCGGCCAGCTCGAGAGCGACTCCGCCCGGCTCGAGCGCGACCTGATCATCGCCGCGTCCGAGCGGCGCGGACTCGAGCGCGACCGCCGTCGGGCGCGCGAGCTGGCGGAGGCGGCCGAGCGACGCGAAGCGCCGCTGCGCGAGCTCGTGGCCCGTTGCCGCCGCGAGATCGCCGACCCGCCGCGGCTGGCCGTGCCCGACGTCTCCCGGCTGGGCGATCCTCCGTCCGACCGCGAGGCGCTCGACGCGCACCTCGCCCGGTTCACCGCCGTCGGCCGCGC
This window harbors:
- a CDS encoding glutamate ABC transporter substrate-binding protein: MNRLRAAALALATAAALALTGCTAGADDLGTPLAAATPTPTASASASAAPAAADCSPSAVTSYAPTGVTDSTRLAEIRGRGTLRVGVSADTLLMSARNPITGAIEGFDVDIAREVARAILGSDSIDYVVITSAQRLPALTGGDGAPQVDMVARTLTMTCDRWSSIAFSSEYYDAGLKVLVSDDPDGVPITGIGDLDGERVCAPSGTTTLSRLQNDYPEVEAVEAATHSQCLALFQAGEVDAIAGDDTILAGFVAQDPYAKVVGDALSSEPYGLGLPADDPDFVRFVNASLESIRSDGRWQSIYERWLGVLGEASPPAPVYGR